The genome window TCCTTAAGTTGACGATTAGGAGCATTTAGTCAATTTTTAGAGATACCCTTAAAAGAAAAAGCACGACAACTACGGAACAATCTCACACCAGCAGAGAAACATTTTTGGAACTCGCTCAGAAGAATGCCTTTTTATAAAGAAGTTTCTTTTAATCGGCAAAAGCCTATTGGCAAATACATTGTGGACTTCTACAGCCACCGGTTAAAACTGGTCATTGAGATTGATGGTGACACGCATGGAGAGACCGCTCACATCTCCTATGATTTGAACCGCACTCAATATTTAAAATCAAAGGGTTTGAGAGTATTGCGTTTCACCAATTGTGAGGTTTTAGAGAACATCGCAGGGGTTCTCGGAAAAATTAAGGAATTGGTCGAACATCAGGACGGTAAATCCCCCTAACCCCCTTCACAGAAGGGGGAATTTTATTCCCTTAAATCCTCTCCAATGTGTTGATCCGATTGCAGGTTTTGAGCAAACCTGCCATAATGGCCG of Nitrospinota bacterium contains these proteins:
- a CDS encoding endonuclease domain-containing protein; protein product: MPLKEKARQLRNNLTPAEKHFWNSLRRMPFYKEVSFNRQKPIGKYIVDFYSHRLKLVIEIDGDTHGETAHISYDLNRTQYLKSKGLRVLRFTNCEVLENIAGVLGKIKELVEHQDGKSP